One genomic window of Streptococcus mitis includes the following:
- the gatC gene encoding Asp-tRNA(Asn)/Glu-tRNA(Gln) amidotransferase subunit GatC: MKITQEEVTHVANLSKLRFSEEETAAFATTLSKIVDMVELLGEVDTTGVAPTTTMADRKTVLRPDVAEEGTDRDRLFKNVPEKDNYYIKVPAILDDGGDA; this comes from the coding sequence ATGAAAATTACGCAAGAAGAGGTAACACACGTTGCCAATCTTTCAAAATTAAGATTCTCTGAAGAAGAAACTGCTGCCTTTGCGACTACCTTGTCTAAGATTGTTGACATGGTTGAATTGCTGGGCGAAGTTGACACAACTGGTGTCGCACCTACTACGACCATGGCTGACCGCAAGACTGTACTCCGCCCTGATGTGGCCGAAGAAGGAACAGACCGTGATCGCTTGTTTAAAAACGTACCTGAAAAAGACAACTACTATATCAAGGTACCAGCTATCCTAGACGATGGAGGAGATGCCTAA
- the gatB gene encoding Asp-tRNA(Asn)/Glu-tRNA(Gln) amidotransferase subunit GatB, protein MNFETVIGLEVHVELNTNSKIFSPTSAHFGNDQNANTNVIDWSFPGVLPVLNKGVVDAGIKAALALNMDIHQKMHFDRKNYFYPDNPKAYQISQFDEPIGYKGWIEVELEDGTTKKIGIERAHLEEDAGKNTHGTDGYSYVDLNRQGVPLIEIVSEADMRSPEEAYAYLTALKEVIQYAGISDVKMEEGSMRVDANISLRPYGQEKFGTKTELKNLNSFSNVRKGLEYEVQRQAEILRSGGQIRQETRRYDEANKATILMRVKEGAADYRYFPEPDLPLFEISDEWIEEMRTELPEFPKERRARYVADLGLSDYDASQLTANKVTSDFFEKAVALGGDAKQVSNWLQGEVAQFLNAEGKTLEQIELTPENLVEMIAIIEDGTISSKIAKKVFVHLAKNGGGAREYVEKAGMVQISDPAVLIPIIHQVFADNEAAVADFKSGKRNADKAFTGFLMKATKGQANPQVALKLLAQELAKLREE, encoded by the coding sequence ATGAACTTTGAAACAGTCATTGGACTTGAAGTCCACGTAGAGCTCAACACCAATTCAAAAATCTTCTCACCTACTTCTGCCCACTTCGGAAATGACCAAAACGCCAACACTAACGTGATTGACTGGTCTTTCCCAGGAGTACTTCCGGTTCTCAACAAAGGTGTTGTCGATGCCGGTATCAAGGCTGCTCTTGCCCTCAACATGGACATCCACCAAAAGATGCACTTTGACCGCAAGAACTACTTCTACCCTGATAATCCAAAAGCCTACCAAATTTCTCAGTTTGATGAGCCAATCGGTTACAAGGGCTGGATTGAAGTGGAGCTAGAAGACGGTACAACTAAGAAAATCGGTATCGAACGCGCCCACCTAGAAGAAGACGCTGGTAAAAACACCCACGGTACAGATGGCTACTCTTATGTCGACCTCAACCGTCAAGGGGTTCCCTTGATTGAGATTGTATCTGAAGCTGACATGCGTTCGCCAGAAGAAGCCTATGCTTACCTAACTGCCCTCAAGGAAGTTATCCAGTACGCTGGCATTTCTGACGTTAAGATGGAAGAAGGTTCTATGCGTGTGGATGCCAACATCTCCCTTCGTCCTTATGGTCAAGAAAAATTCGGTACCAAGACTGAGTTGAAGAACCTTAACTCCTTCTCAAACGTTCGCAAGGGTCTTGAATACGAAGTCCAACGTCAGGCTGAAATCCTTCGCTCAGGTGGTCAAATCCGCCAAGAAACACGCCGTTACGATGAAGCCAACAAGGCAACCATCCTCATGCGTGTCAAGGAAGGCGCTGCTGACTACCGCTACTTCCCAGAACCAGACCTACCTCTCTTTGAAATTTCAGACGAGTGGATTGAGGAAATGCGTACAGAGTTGCCAGAGTTTCCGAAAGAACGCCGTGCGCGTTACGTGGCTGACCTTGGCTTGTCAGACTACGATGCTAGCCAGTTGACTGCAAATAAAGTCACTTCTGACTTCTTTGAAAAAGCTGTGGCTCTCGGTGGTGATGCTAAACAAGTTTCTAACTGGCTCCAAGGTGAGGTTGCTCAGTTCTTGAACGCTGAAGGCAAGACACTTGAACAAATCGAACTAACACCAGAAAACTTGGTTGAAATGATTGCCATCATCGAAGACGGCACTATTTCTTCTAAGATTGCCAAGAAAGTCTTTGTCCACCTGGCTAAAAATGGCGGTGGAGCTCGTGAATACGTGGAAAAAGCAGGTATGGTTCAAATTTCAGATCCAGCTGTCTTGATTCCAATTATCCATCAAGTCTTTGCGGATAACGAAGCTGCCGTTGCTGACTTCAAGTCAGGCAAACGTAACGCAGACAAGGCCTTTACAGGATTCCTCATGAAAGCAACCAAAGGCCAAGCCAACCCACAAGTTGCCCTTAAACTTCTTGCCCAGGAATTAGCGAAGTTGAGAGAAGAGTAA
- the gatA gene encoding Asp-tRNA(Asn)/Glu-tRNA(Gln) amidotransferase subunit GatA encodes MTFNNKTIEDLHNLLVSKEISATELTQATLEDIKSRETAINAFVTVAEEQALAQAKAIDEAGIDADNVLSGIPLAVKDNISTDGILTTAASKMLYNYEPIFDATAVSNAKAKGMIVVGKTNMDEFAMGGSGETSHYGATKNAWDQSKVPGGSSSGSAAAVASGQVRLSLGSDTGGSIRQPAAFNGIVGLKPTYGTVSRFGLIAFGSSLDQIGPFAPTVKENALLLNAIASEDAKDSTSAPVRIADFTSKIGQDIKGMKIALPKEYLGEGIDPEVKETILNAAKHFEKLGAIVEEVSLPHSKYGVAVYYIIASSEASSNLQRFDGIRYGYRAEDATNLDEIYVNSRSQGFGEEVKRRIMLGTFSLSSGYYDAYYKKAGQVRTLIIQDFEKVFADYDLILGPTAPSVAYDLDSLNHDPVAMYLADLLTIPVNLAGLPGISIPAGFSQGLPVGLQLIGPKYSEETIYQAAAAFEATTDYHKQQPVIFGGDN; translated from the coding sequence ATGACTTTCAACAATAAAACCATTGAAGACTTGCACAATCTCCTGGTCTCTAAGGAAATTTCAGCAACTGAGTTGACACAAGCAACACTTGAAGATATCAAGTCTCGAGAGACAGCTATCAACGCTTTTGTTACCGTCGCTGAGGAACAAGCCCTTGCGCAAGCGAAAGCTATTGATGAAGCAGGAATCGATGCTGATAATGTCCTTTCAGGAATTCCACTTGCAGTTAAGGATAACATCTCTACTGATGGTATTCTCACAACTGCTGCTTCAAAAATGCTCTACAACTATGAGCCTATTTTTGATGCGACAGCCGTTTCCAATGCAAAAGCGAAAGGCATGATTGTCGTCGGAAAGACCAACATGGACGAATTTGCCATGGGTGGTTCAGGTGAGACTTCTCACTATGGGGCCACTAAAAATGCTTGGGATCAAAGCAAAGTTCCTGGTGGCTCATCAAGTGGTTCTGCCGCAGCCGTAGCTTCTGGGCAAGTCCGCTTGTCTCTTGGATCTGATACTGGTGGTTCTATCCGCCAACCTGCTGCCTTCAATGGGATTGTCGGTCTCAAACCAACCTACGGAACGGTTTCTCGTTTCGGTCTCATTGCCTTTGGTAGCTCATTAGACCAGATTGGACCTTTTGCTCCTACTGTTAAGGAAAATGCTCTCTTGCTCAATGCTATTGCCAGCGAAGACGCTAAAGACTCTACTTCTGCTCCTGTCCGCATTGCCGACTTTACTTCAAAAATCGGTCAAGACATCAAGGGCATGAAAATTGCTTTACCTAAAGAATATCTTGGCGAAGGGATTGACCCAGAGGTTAAGGAAACCATTCTTAATGCTGCTAAGCACTTTGAAAAACTTGGTGCTATCGTTGAAGAAGTCAGCCTGCCTCACTCTAAATACGGGGTTGCCGTCTACTACATCATCGCTTCATCTGAAGCTTCATCAAACTTGCAACGTTTTGATGGTATCCGTTACGGCTATCGTGCAGAGGATGCGACCAACCTTGATGAAATCTATGTAAACAGCCGTAGCCAAGGTTTCGGTGAAGAAGTGAAACGTCGTATCATGCTGGGTACTTTCAGCCTTTCATCAGGTTACTACGATGCCTACTACAAGAAAGCTGGACAGGTTCGTACCCTCATCATCCAAGATTTCGAAAAAGTCTTTGCGGATTACGATTTGATTTTGGGTCCAACTGCTCCAAGTGTTGCCTATGACTTGGATTCTCTCAACCACGATCCAGTTGCTATGTACTTGGCTGACCTTTTGACTATCCCAGTCAACTTAGCTGGTCTACCAGGAATTTCGATTCCAGCTGGATTCTCTCAAGGTCTGCCTGTCGGACTGCAATTGATTGGTCCTAAGTACTCTGAGGAAACCATTTACCAAGCTGCTGCTGCTTTTGAAGCAACAACAGACTACCACAAACAACAACCCGTGATTTTTGGAGGTGATAACTAA
- a CDS encoding MucBP domain-containing protein: MGIINVKNGEDVVLNPSVVNAADAPAVLKEVMVEIPKNYGEPHKVAETSLKGPIAATADYHVEYTTSKGTNAEKTVAPFVRADQITDWSTVTAVKYVFDREYTLNKGEKFQTSFDVNVHTDNPNLVEGQSQVWLKDGRNTWLESNKVGLITEDQRGKLKVRHVNLSGNDIMSETTDKGFQDDPYTTSSYGIIDRANDGKAYIYSHVHNESDPTDGIYEKQQTKKVIYVYVEADRKEERKDVTRTINYVEKDNEGNVIFPQRTYTRPAKRVVYTIKEGPRTGEKIYGPWERVRNSTPLDWPTEVSPTGNNDYTLVGRKDDETIKNVEKEPIVTWKAPNEDIQVDPVTGKVTIAADKVKAGTGISVVTKDSNSRLTNVSSTDNGGNKVISPLASETTRLEITYIPKGQKEPITSIVTKEGNRWTTTDTNLTLNASSGEVTISKDKREFGQNVTIVAKDNNGNSTTLPAISNKKDAVIGPVTEAFTMDITYTPAGQESPVTVTVSREIIENKEYTVLYEARKGSININYEDTEGNVIKAKQAYVSNQKLTNATDVDGTELTGPNKSGFSMGALQGEKREKFRPDKITLEDGKIYNLRRVKPNTPRDYGNLVEGTTEITYVYELAKGTVRVKYQDTDGRGFGLADKVIKDNVPTGEAYDTTTSENKPTRYETADGKVYELVTTAKTDGNVQYDANGVRTNVNQATKAEPSGTVAEGNKEITYIYELKKGSVVVHYIDTEGNKIKDDRTDKDNVTTGTQYNVTDATNKPAKITTTEGKIFELVTEAKTEGEVQYDATGLKKDSAAVTGRVKAETLEVTYVYKEKKSGVNVKYVDSQGRPIAGTATMPGDTTETVTVDGLKPVTDASIKSDYDVTSKKATKITTEDGKVYRLIADRDGLQAGSKPATGKVEENEITVTYQYELLGSVVTKYELSDGTKLTGALTFDNATSATEVGEKGLAVANATDVSNGTNYDASTPANKPNKITTATGEVYYLVSSDNGVKADSAPVTGTVEEGKTKEVTYVYEKAGSVVIKYISTDGTEIKTSVQDSTNAKPGTAYNAAETDEKPATIEFNNKKYKLVTKEGTTTTNATYSAEAVVTNGENVGAAEGQVVSGKTLEVTYVYEEVKGNVLVKYVDETGAPLAGTATMPGTTTETVTADGVKAVTEAELGTSYDNKVAEKKATKITTADGKVYELVTENNGLYNTSEPETGTVTEADKVVTFVYKEKKSAVNVKYVDKDGQPIAGTATMPGDATETVTTDGLKPVTNASVNSDYNVADKKASKITTADGKVYRLITEREGLLDGSKPVSGKVEENEITVTYQYELVNGNVTVTYKDTEGNTIEGYETPKDAEKDAPTGKDFNTATDALKPSKITTPSGKVYNLVPARTEGTESGKVTETPQNVTYVYELAKGDVTVTYKDTEGNKIEGYETPKDAEKDAPTGKDFNTATDALKPSKITTPSGKVYNLVPARTEGTEKGKVTETPQNVTYVYELAKGDVTVTYKDTEGNKIEGYETPKDAEKDAPTGKDFNTATDVLKPAKITTPSGKVYNLVPARTEGTESGKVTETPQNVTYVYELAKGDVTVTYKDTEGNKIEGYETPKDAEKDAPTGKDFNTATDALKPSKITTPSGKVYNLVPARTEGTESGKVTETPQNVTYVYELAKGDVTVTYKDTEGNKIEGYETPKDAEKDAPTGKDFNTATDALKPSKITTPSGKVYNLVPTRTEGTEKGKVTEEPQNVTYVYELAKGNVTVTYKDTEGNTIEGYETPKDAEKDAPTGKDFNTGTDALKPSKITTPSGKVYNLVPARTEGTESGKVTETPQNVTYVYELAKGDVTVTYKDTEGNKIEGYETPKDAEKDAPTGKDFNTATEALKPSKITTPSGKVYNLVPARTEGTESGKVTETPQNVTYVYELAKGDVTVTYKDTEGNTIEGYETPKDAEKDAPTGKDFNTATDVLKPAKITTPSGKVYNLVPTRTEGTESGKVTETPQNVTYVYELAKGDVTVTYKDTEGNKIPGYETPKTVETQSPTGKEYTTVTEALKPTKITTPSGKVYNLVPARTEGTESGKVTETPQNVTYVYELAKGDVTVTYKDTEGNKIPGYETPKTVETQSPTGKEYTTVTEALKPSKITTKDGKVYNLVPTRTEGTEKGKVTEEPQNVTYVYELAKGDVTVTYKDTEGNKIPGYETPKTVETQSPTGKEYTTVTEALKPSKITTKDGKVYNLVPTRTEGTEKGKVTEEPQNVTYVYELAKGNVTVTYKDTEGNTIEGYETPKDAEKDAPTGKDFNTATEALKPIKITTPSGKVYNLVPARTEGTESGKVTETPQNVTYVYEVEPNKPVEPTKPTPEVKEKITSYVDEKGKEINPSDKGTKDKKDIPEYTFKETKKDKDGNTIHVYTKKSSSTPYSPTPSTPSNEESKSTVWKDTEGNVLKPQEDGTKDKGTFTGYEYVKTILVGNVTTHIFKKVVTPIHDETPSHSDVPGQSDIPAHSDVTATSDKSTQIVNSNESTFVDGKRELPNTGTQSSTSSLLLGALAAITGLGLVSRRRKDDKE; the protein is encoded by the coding sequence ATGGGAATTATCAACGTTAAAAATGGTGAAGATGTTGTTCTTAACCCATCTGTAGTAAATGCTGCCGATGCACCAGCAGTTTTAAAAGAAGTAATGGTTGAGATTCCTAAGAACTATGGTGAACCACATAAAGTAGCTGAAACAAGTCTGAAAGGTCCTATTGCAGCTACAGCTGATTATCATGTGGAATATACAACTTCTAAAGGAACAAATGCTGAAAAAACAGTAGCTCCGTTTGTTCGTGCAGATCAAATTACGGACTGGAGTACAGTTACCGCTGTTAAATATGTATTCGATAGAGAATATACTCTTAATAAAGGGGAAAAATTCCAAACAAGTTTTGATGTTAATGTTCATACAGATAACCCTAACTTGGTTGAAGGACAATCACAAGTTTGGTTGAAAGATGGAAGAAATACATGGTTAGAATCTAATAAAGTAGGATTAATTACAGAAGATCAACGTGGTAAATTAAAAGTAAGACACGTTAACTTGTCAGGTAATGATATTATGTCAGAAACTACTGATAAAGGATTCCAAGATGATCCATATACTACTTCATCATACGGTATCATCGATAGAGCTAATGATGGAAAAGCTTATATTTATAGCCATGTTCATAATGAGTCTGATCCTACTGACGGTATTTATGAAAAACAACAAACGAAAAAAGTAATTTATGTTTATGTAGAAGCTGATCGTAAAGAAGAACGTAAAGATGTAACTCGTACAATCAACTATGTAGAAAAAGATAATGAAGGAAATGTCATTTTCCCTCAGAGAACATATACACGTCCAGCTAAACGTGTCGTTTATACAATTAAAGAGGGCCCCAGAACTGGAGAGAAAATTTATGGGCCGTGGGAAAGAGTTCGCAATTCAACTCCTTTAGATTGGCCAACTGAAGTTTCTCCGACTGGTAATAATGATTATACTTTAGTTGGTAGAAAAGATGATGAAACAATTAAAAATGTTGAAAAAGAACCAATTGTTACTTGGAAAGCTCCAAATGAAGATATTCAAGTAGATCCAGTTACAGGAAAAGTTACGATTGCAGCTGATAAGGTAAAAGCTGGAACAGGAATTTCTGTAGTAACCAAAGATTCAAACAGTAGATTAACAAATGTTTCTTCAACGGATAATGGAGGCAATAAAGTTATTTCTCCATTAGCTTCAGAAACTACAAGATTAGAAATCACTTATATTCCTAAAGGTCAAAAAGAACCAATTACTTCTATCGTTACTAAAGAAGGAAATAGATGGACTACAACAGATACTAACCTTACTTTAAATGCAAGTAGTGGTGAGGTAACGATTTCTAAAGATAAGAGAGAATTTGGCCAAAATGTTACAATTGTAGCGAAAGATAATAATGGTAATAGTACAACTTTACCTGCAATTAGTAATAAGAAAGATGCTGTCATTGGACCAGTAACTGAAGCATTTACTATGGATATTACGTATACTCCTGCTGGGCAAGAATCACCAGTAACAGTAACTGTATCAAGAGAAATAATTGAAAATAAAGAATATACTGTTCTTTATGAGGCTAGAAAAGGTTCAATTAATATTAATTATGAAGATACAGAAGGTAATGTCATTAAAGCTAAACAGGCTTATGTATCTAATCAAAAATTAACAAATGCTACGGATGTTGATGGTACAGAGCTTACAGGACCTAATAAATCAGGGTTTAGTATGGGTGCTCTTCAAGGTGAGAAAAGAGAAAAATTCAGACCTGATAAGATTACATTGGAAGATGGAAAAATCTATAACTTGAGAAGAGTGAAACCAAACACACCAAGAGATTACGGTAATTTAGTAGAGGGAACTACAGAGATTACTTATGTCTATGAATTAGCCAAAGGTACTGTAAGAGTTAAATATCAAGATACTGATGGTAGAGGATTTGGTTTAGCTGATAAGGTTATTAAAGATAATGTTCCAACTGGAGAAGCGTACGATACTACAACTTCGGAAAATAAACCAACTCGTTACGAAACAGCTGACGGAAAAGTTTATGAATTAGTAACTACTGCTAAGACAGACGGTAATGTTCAATATGATGCTAATGGTGTGAGAACGAATGTAAACCAAGCTACAAAAGCAGAACCATCTGGTACAGTTGCTGAAGGAAATAAAGAAATTACGTATATTTATGAGTTGAAAAAAGGAAGCGTAGTTGTTCACTATATCGATACAGAAGGTAATAAAATTAAAGACGACCGTACTGATAAAGATAATGTAACGACTGGAACACAATATAATGTAACTGATGCTACAAATAAACCAGCTAAAATTACAACGACAGAAGGAAAAATCTTTGAATTAGTAACTGAAGCAAAAACTGAAGGTGAAGTTCAATATGATGCAACAGGACTTAAGAAAGATTCTGCAGCAGTAACTGGACGAGTAAAAGCTGAAACATTAGAAGTAACTTATGTTTATAAAGAGAAAAAATCTGGTGTTAATGTTAAATATGTAGATAGTCAAGGTCGTCCAATTGCAGGAACTGCAACAATGCCTGGCGATACAACTGAAACAGTAACAGTAGATGGATTAAAACCTGTAACAGACGCAAGTATTAAATCTGACTATGATGTTACAAGTAAAAAAGCAACTAAGATTACAACTGAAGATGGTAAAGTTTACCGACTAATTGCTGATAGAGATGGTTTACAAGCAGGTTCTAAACCAGCAACTGGTAAAGTAGAAGAAAACGAAATTACAGTTACTTACCAATATGAGTTACTAGGAAGCGTAGTGACTAAATATGAATTATCAGATGGTACTAAATTAACAGGTGCATTAACATTTGATAATGCAACATCTGCAACAGAAGTTGGAGAAAAAGGGTTAGCAGTTGCAAATGCAACAGATGTATCAAATGGTACAAATTATGATGCGAGCACTCCAGCTAACAAACCGAATAAGATTACAACAGCAACTGGAGAAGTATATTACCTAGTATCTTCTGATAATGGAGTAAAAGCTGACTCAGCACCAGTTACTGGAACAGTAGAAGAAGGTAAAACAAAAGAAGTTACTTATGTCTACGAAAAAGCAGGTTCAGTAGTCATCAAATACATTAGTACTGACGGTACTGAAATTAAAACATCTGTACAAGATTCTACAAATGCTAAACCAGGAACAGCCTATAACGCAGCTGAAACTGATGAAAAACCAGCAACAATTGAATTTAACAACAAGAAATATAAACTAGTTACAAAAGAAGGTACTACTACAACTAATGCAACTTACTCTGCAGAAGCAGTCGTAACAAACGGAGAAAACGTTGGAGCTGCAGAAGGACAAGTAGTATCAGGAAAAACTCTTGAAGTAACATATGTTTATGAAGAAGTTAAAGGAAATGTACTTGTTAAATATGTAGATGAAACAGGAGCTCCACTAGCAGGAACTGCAACAATGCCAGGAACTACAACTGAAACAGTAACAGCAGATGGCGTAAAAGCAGTCACTGAAGCAGAATTAGGAACAAGTTATGATAACAAAGTAGCTGAGAAAAAAGCTACTAAGATCACAACAGCAGATGGAAAAGTATATGAACTTGTAACTGAAAACAATGGATTATACAATACCTCAGAGCCAGAAACAGGAACAGTAACAGAAGCTGATAAAGTTGTAACATTCGTTTACAAAGAGAAAAAATCAGCAGTAAATGTGAAATATGTTGATAAAGATGGACAACCAATCGCAGGAACTGCAACAATGCCTGGTGATGCTACTGAAACTGTAACAACTGATGGATTAAAACCTGTAACAAATGCAAGTGTTAACAGTGATTACAATGTTGCAGACAAAAAAGCATCTAAGATTACTACAGCAGACGGTAAAGTATATCGATTAATTACTGAACGTGAAGGATTATTAGATGGATCTAAACCAGTATCTGGTAAAGTTGAAGAAAACGAAATTACTGTAACTTATCAATATGAGTTAGTAAATGGTAACGTAACAGTAACTTACAAAGATACTGAAGGTAATACAATCGAAGGCTACGAAACACCTAAGGACGCAGAAAAAGATGCACCAACAGGTAAAGACTTCAATACAGCAACAGACGCGTTGAAACCAAGTAAGATTACAACGCCAAGTGGCAAAGTATACAACCTAGTACCAGCACGTACAGAAGGAACTGAAAGTGGCAAAGTAACAGAAACCCCACAAAACGTGACTTATGTATATGAATTAGCTAAAGGTGATGTAACAGTAACTTACAAAGATACTGAAGGTAACAAGATCGAAGGCTACGAAACACCTAAGGACGCAGAAAAAGATGCACCAACAGGTAAAGACTTCAATACAGCAACAGACGCGTTGAAACCAAGTAAGATTACAACGCCAAGTGGCAAAGTATACAACCTAGTACCAGCACGTACAGAAGGAACTGAAAAAGGTAAAGTAACAGAAACCCCACAAAACGTGACTTATGTATATGAATTAGCTAAAGGTGATGTAACAGTAACTTACAAAGATACTGAAGGTAACAAGATCGAAGGCTACGAAACACCTAAGGACGCAGAAAAAGATGCACCAACAGGTAAAGACTTCAATACAGCAACAGACGTGTTGAAACCAGCTAAGATTACAACGCCAAGTGGCAAAGTATACAACCTAGTACCAGCACGTACAGAAGGAACTGAAAGTGGCAAAGTAACAGAAACACCACAAAACGTAACATATGTATATGAATTAGCTAAAGGTGACGTAACAGTAACTTACAAAGATACTGAAGGTAACAAGATCGAAGGCTACGAAACACCAAAAGATGCAGAAAAAGATGCACCAACAGGTAAAGACTTCAATACAGCAACAGACGCGTTGAAACCAAGTAAGATTACAACGCCAAGTGGCAAAGTATACAACCTAGTACCAGCACGTACAGAAGGAACTGAAAGTGGCAAAGTAACAGAAACACCACAAAACGTGACTTATGTATATGAATTAGCTAAAGGTGATGTAACAGTAACTTACAAAGATACTGAAGGTAACAAGATCGAAGGCTACGAAACACCTAAGGACGCAGAAAAAGATGCACCAACAGGTAAAGACTTCAATACAGCAACAGACGCGTTGAAACCAAGTAAGATTACAACGCCAAGTGGCAAAGTATACAACCTAGTACCAACACGTACAGAAGGTACTGAAAAAGGTAAAGTAACGGAAGAACCACAAAACGTAACATATGTATATGAATTAGCTAAAGGTAACGTAACAGTAACATACAAAGATACTGAAGGTAATACAATTGAAGGCTACGAAACACCAAAAGATGCAGAAAAAGATGCACCAACAGGTAAAGACTTCAATACAGGAACAGACGCGTTGAAACCAAGTAAGATTACAACGCCAAGTGGCAAAGTATACAACCTAGTACCAGCACGTACAGAAGGAACTGAAAGTGGCAAAGTAACAGAAACACCACAAAACGTGACTTATGTATATGAATTAGCTAAAGGTGACGTAACAGTAACATACAAAGATACTGAAGGTAACAAGATCGAAGGCTATGAAACACCTAAGGACGCAGAAAAAGATGCACCAACAGGTAAAGACTTCAATACAGCAACAGAAGCGTTGAAACCAAGTAAGATTACAACGCCAAGTGGCAAAGTATACAACCTAGTACCAGCACGTACAGAAGGAACTGAAAGTGGCAAAGTAACAGAAACACCACAAAACGTAACATATGTATATGAATTAGCTAAAGGTGACGTAACAGTAACTTACAAAGATACTGAAGGTAATACAATTGAAGGCTACGAAACACCAAAAGATGCAGAAAAAGATGCACCAACAGGTAAAGACTTCAATACAGCAACAGACGTGTTGAAACCAGCTAAGATTACAACGCCAAGTGGCAAAGTATACAACCTAGTACCAACACGTACAGAAGGAACTGAAAGTGGCAAAGTAACAGAAACACCACAAAACGTGACTTATGTATATGAATTAGCTAAAGGTGATGTAACAGTAACTTACAAAGATACTGAAGGTAACAAGATTCCAGGTTATGAAACACCTAAGACTGTGGAAACACAATCACCAACAGGAAAAGAGTATACTACTGTAACAGAAGCGTTGAAACCAACTAAGATTACAACGCCAAGTGGCAAAGTATACAACCTAGTACCAGCACGTACAGAAGGAACTGAAAGTGGCAAAGTAACAGAAACACCACAAAACGTGACTTATGTATATGAATTAGCTAAAGGTGATGTAACAGTAACTTACAAAGATACTGAAGGTAACAAGATTCCAGGTTATGAAACACCTAAGACTGTGGAAACACAATCACCAACAGGAAAAGAGTATACTACTGTAACAGAAGCGTTGAAACCAAGTAAGATTACAACGAAAGATGGCAAAGTATACAACCTAGTACCAACACGTACAGAAGGAACTGAAAAAGGTAAAGTAACGGAAGAACCACAAAACGTAACATATGTATATGAATTAGCTAAAGGTGACGTAACAGTAACATACAAAGATACTGAAGGTAACAAGATTCCAGGTTATGAAACACCTAAGACTGTGGAAACACAATCACCAACAGGAAAAGAGTATACTACTGTAACAGAAGCGTTGAAACCAAGTAAGATTACAACGAAAGATGGCAAAGTATACAACCTAGTACCAACACGTACAGAAGGAACTGAAAAAGGTAAAGTAACGGAAGAACCACAAAACGTAACATATGTATATGAATTAGCTAAAGGTAACGTAACAGTAACATACAAAGATACTGAAGGTAATACAATTGAAGGCTACGAAACACCAAAAGATGCAGAAAAAGATGCACCAACAGGTAAAGACTTCAATACAGCAACAGAAGCGTTGAAACCAATTAAGATTACAACGCCAAGTGGCAAAGTATACAACCTAGTACCAGCACGTACAGAAGGAACTGAAAGTGGCAAAGTAACAGAAACCCCACAAAACGTAACATATGTATATGAGGTGGAACCAAATAAACCGGTGGAACCAACAAAACCAACTCCTGAAGTGAAGGAAAAAATAACATCATATGTAGATGAAAAAGGAAAAGAAATCAATCCATCCGATAAAGGAACAAAGGATAAGAAAGACATTCCAGAGTACACATTCAAAGAAACGAAGAAAGATAAAGATGGAAATACAATTCATGTATATACTAAGAAATCTTCTTCAACACCATATTCACCAACACCTTCAACTCCAAGTAATGAAGAAAGTAAATCAACAGTTTGGAAAGATACTGAAGGTAATGTTCTAAAACCTCAAGAAGATGGTACAAAAGATAAGGGAACATTTACTGGCTATGAATATGTCAAGACTATTTTAGTTGGAAATGTAACAACTCATATCTTTAAGAAAGTGGTTACTCCAATTCATGATGAAACCCCTTCTCATTCAGATGTTCCTGGACAATCAGATATCCCAGCTCATTCAGATGTAACAGCAACATCAGATAAATCAACTCAAATAGTGAATTCAAATGAATCAACATTTGTAGATGGTAAACGGGAACTTCCGAATACAGGTACTCAATCATCAACTTCATCTCTCCTTCTTGGAGCTCTAGCAGCAATAACTGGCTTAGGATTAGTTTCAAGACGTCGTAAAGATGATAAAGAGTAA